From the Primulina eburnea isolate SZY01 unplaced genomic scaffold, ASM2296580v1 ctg845_ERROPOS134763+, whole genome shotgun sequence genome, one window contains:
- the LOC140822461 gene encoding uncharacterized protein — MPTKRKNVEGDDSTTSSDKTTRVVDEFTKLLQDQAKVHGDQIQQLLTMQTTIQGQAQERIQGATNNSENGAYDRFRRMNPPDFIGGPDPLLALEWVKALEAIFDYLKFSDQDKVGCAVFMLVKAARIWWEATKVTVNVKELVWNEFKELFHAKYFSKEIKAKKVKEFLELRQASLSVTEYILKFEEGCVFVPFIAENDKDKGEHFIRGLKSEICRDVHMSKVVNYQEIVERALLAEHDEHEIEKDRQLRRQVFQARGQGQGSSVNVRGGGYKGKGKMDQRSRFPLPPADNDRLLCAKCGKSHKGECLIGSGRCYRCKEVGHTVYNCPLSFGKGKVQGRIFSMTKEGANPDASVISGNIFILGKEALTLIDTGATHSFISEEFMHTISVEPTVVSVQFNIVLPSGEEIWTNSIIKACPVLMGSRLLYADLIVISMVAFDVILGMDWLSAYRAVIDCVSKTVKFLADDIEKDLFVGGTSSLSIPIISCLQATKLLHKGCVGYLASVLDTRKESKIQIQDIDVVQDYPDVFDDDVPGLPPDREVEFVIDLIPGTAPISKAPYRLAPTEMKELKNQLQELLDKDALSRKSSSELNAMISKFLLLDLQRNEINLVSSGTVARLSTLVLRSTLFDRILKEQQSDVQLLELKRNKELSGVSEFGVNRDGLITFRGKICVPIGDNIRREVLIEAHTAPYSVHPGGTKMYQDLRRLYWWPADVVALIQERLKTAQSRQKSYADVRRRPLAFEVGDHVFIKIAPLKGVMRFGKKGKLSPRYIGPFEILNKIGERAYRLALPPDLDRVHNVFHVSMLRKYIANPSHVLRYESLELLPNLSYDEKPVQILDRKVKVLRNKEIGIVKVLWRNQVIEEATWEPEEEMKQRYPNLFVNR; from the exons ATGCCTACCAAGCGTAAGAATGTTGAAGGGGATGATAGTACTACTTCCTCAGATAAGACTACTCGTGTAGTAGATGAATTTACTAAGTTATTGCAAGATCAAGCTAAAGTTCATGGTGATCAGATCCAACAGTTATTGACTATGCAAACTACGATTCAAGGTCAAGCACAAGAAAGAATTCAAGGCGCGACAAATAATTCTGAAAATGGTGCGTATGATCGTTTCAGGAGGATGAATCCTCCTGATTTTATTGGTGGTCCTGATCCATTattagctcttgaatgggtcAAAGCTTTGGAAGCCATCTTTGACTATTTGAAATTTTCTGATCAAGATAAAGTTGGTTGTGCTGTGTTTATGTTGGTAAAGGCTGCTCGTATTTGGTGGGAAGCCACCAAAGTGACTGTTAATGTTAAAGAACTGGTGTGGAAcgagtttaaggaattatttcatgccaaatatttttcaaaggaAATTAAGGCCAAGAAAGTGAAAGAGTTTCTGGAGTTGAGACAGGCTTCTTTGTCTGTTACTGAGTACATACTGAAATTTGAAGAAGGTTGTGTGTTTGTTCCTTTTATTGCTGAGAatgacaaggataaaggtgaACACTTTATTCGTGGTTTGAAATCTGAAATTTGTAGGGATGTCCATATGTCCAAGGTAGtgaattatcaagaaattgtgGAGAGAGCCTTACttgctgaacatgatgagcacGAGATTGAGAAGGATAGACAGTTGAGGAGACAAGTTTTTCAAGCCAGAGGTCAGGGTCAGGGTTCAAGTGTGAATGTTAGAGGAGGAGGTTATAAAGGCAAAGGCAAGATGGATCAGCGTAGTAGATTTCCTTTGCCTCCTGCAGATAATGATCGACTATTGTGTGCCAAGTGTGGAAAGTCACACAAAGGAGAATGTTTAATTGGCAGCGGTCGTTGCTATAGATGTAAGGAAGTTGGACACACGGTTTATAACTGTCCTCTTTCTTTTGGAAAAGGTAAAGTGCAAGGTCGAATCTTTTCAATGACAAAGGAGGGCGCAAATCCTGATGCTTCAGTCATATCAGGTAATATTTTCATTTTGGGAAAAGAAGCACTTACCttaattgatactggtgcaacacattcttttatatctGAGGAGTTTATGCATACTATATCTGTTGAACCTACTGTGGTGTCTGTTCAATTTAATATTGTGTTGCCTTCTGGGGAAGAAATTTGGACAAATAGTATAATTAAGGCTTGTCCTGTGTTGATGGGATCAAGATTgttgtatgcagatttaattgTAATTTcaatggttgcatttgatgtgatattgggtATGGATTGGTTGTCTGCTTATCGTGCTGTGATTGACTGTGTTAGCAAGACAGTAAAATTTTTAGCAGATGATATTGAGAAGGATTTATTTGTGGGTGGTACCTCTTCATTAAGTATCCCTATTATTTCTTGCCTTCAAGCTACTAAATTGTTGCATAAGGGTTGTGTTGGTTATTTAGCTTCAGTTTTGGATACAAGAAAGGAAAGTAAAATACAGATACAGGATATTGATGTGGTTCAGGATTATCCTGATGTATTTGATGATGATGTACCTGGATTACCACCTGATCGAgaggtagagtttgttattgatttaattcCAGGTACAGCTCCAATTTCTAAGGCTCCTTACAgattagctccaactgaaatgaaagaattaaagaatCAATTGCAggagctattagataaag atgctttgagtcgcAAGTCAAGTTCAGAATTAAATGCTATgatttctaaatttttgttGCTTGATTTGCAAAGAAATGAGATAAATTTAGTATCTTCAGGGACAGTGGCTCGATTATCTACATTAGTTCTCCGCTCAACTTTGTTTGATCGAATTTTGAAGGAACAACAGTCTGATGTTCAGTTATTGGAGTTAAAAAGGAATAAAGAATTATCAGGAGTTTCTGAATTTGGAGTGAATCGTGATGGTTTGATTACCTTTCGAGGTAAAATATGTGTTCCTATTGGTGATAACATACGAAGAGAGGTACTCATAGAAGCTCACACGGCGCCATACTCTGTACATCCTggtggtaccaagatgtaccaaGATCTTCGAcgtctttattggtggccag cagatgttGTGGCGTTAATTCAAGAAAGATTGAAGACAGCTCAGTCtagacagaaaagttatgcCGATGTTAGAAGACGGCCTTTGGCATTCGAGGTTGGTGATCAtgtttttatcaagatagcTCCTCTCAAAGgagttatgagatttggcaagaaaggtaaGTTaagtcctcgatacattggaccatttgaaattCTAAATAAGATTGGAGAGCGAGCCTATCGTCTTGCTTTGCCACCGGACTTGGACCGAGTTCAtaatgtatttcatgtatcCATGCTTCGTAAGTATATTGCTAATCCATCTCATGTTCTTCGGTACGAGTCATTGGAACTTTTGCCTAACCTAAGCTATGATGAAAAGCCggttcaaattcttgatcgtaaGGTTAAGGTGTTAAGGAACAAAGAAATTGGCATTGTCAAGGTTCTTTGGAGAAATCAAGTGAttgaagaggccacgtgggaacctgAAGAGGAGATGAAGCAACGTTATCCTAATCTATTCGTTAATAggtaa